A genomic region of Homalodisca vitripennis isolate AUS2020 chromosome 5, UT_GWSS_2.1, whole genome shotgun sequence contains the following coding sequences:
- the LOC124361743 gene encoding uncharacterized protein LOC124361743, with the protein MRTFFFCWVIVSSMQVARCLRNVSLLVMPPAVQKGQHAALLCLYDLEEAPLYSVKWYRGNHEFYRYSPTDTPPNKIFPFDGIHVDLSMSNATQVMLQNVQFKLSGNISCEVSADSPSFSTAIVSRHLMVVDLPDSGPEIHTEKERYEPGDVLNANCTSPPSKPPAFLSFLLNNQPVGRPETQKIPGPDLLQSSSLTLTVQLLPSHFNNGQLILKCTAIVATLYRESTEIHLGVSPREPIPERVTSPNVASHTSTATATVHLVLLLIALYSGR; encoded by the exons TGGCCCGGTGCCTGAGAAACGTAAGTCTACTGGTGATGCCACCTGCCGTGCAGAAGGGACAACATGCGGCCCTACTGTGCCTGTACGACCTGGAGGAGGCTCCCCTGTACTCTGTCAAGTGGTACCGAGGTAACCACGAGTTCTACCGGTACTCTCCCACCGATACTCCGCCTAACAAGATATTTCCGTTTGACGGTATTCATGTCGAT CTGTCAATGTCAAACGCGACCCAAGTGATGCTGCAGAATGTACAGTTCAAGCTGAGTGGCAACATCAGTTGTGAAGTGAGCGCGGACTCTCCCTCCTTCTCCACCGCCATCGTCTCCAGGCATCTCATGGTCGTGG ATTTACCAGATAGCGGACCTGAGATCCACACAGAGAAGGAAAGGTACGAGCCTGGAGACGTCCTCAACGCCAACTGTACCTCACCGCCCTCAAAACCTCCTGCTTTTCTCAGCTTTCTCCTCAACAACCAGCCG GTTGGTAGGCCTGAGACCCAGAAGATTCCAGGACCAGACCTGTTGCAGTCCAGTTCTCTGACTTTGACAGTTCAGTTGCTACCTTCTCACTTCAACAATGGCCAGCTGATTCTCAAGTGTACGGCCATCGTCGCCACTCTCTACCGTGAGTCCACCGAGATCCATCTTGGCGTCTCACCCCGGGAACCCATCCCGGAGAGAG TGACATCTCCTAACGTGGCCTCACACACGTCTACAGCTACAGCTACGGTGCACCTAGTGTTGCTCCTGATTGCTTTGTACAGTGGAAGATAG